In the genome of Arachis stenosperma cultivar V10309 chromosome 6, arast.V10309.gnm1.PFL2, whole genome shotgun sequence, the window taaagaCATTCAACAAAACTACCCAACAAAACAAACTAAACTCATTTGGGATAATTTTGTCGAAAACTAACCAAGTCTAGAATGAATATAAAGttagtttaaatattttataattagaaTAATTATCAAGTATAGAATATAAGACATAGAGTTATTTGTGATttgaaaatagaagaataatgaaattGTTTGATTGATATATAGAAACATCATGGTGGAGAGAAGAGGAAGGAGAAGCTAGAAAAAGAAGATTTCCATGAGATCCTTAAGGAAGTGATGACAAAAGGGTCATCAATAGAGTTATTAACAGGAATTGGAGCAAAGGAAGCACTCATGTACATCTTTGGTGTCCCTTTGGCAACCCTTTTCCTCAAGCGCACAGCTATGCCTAATGCTCTTCGTGATGACTTCTTCATCCCTGGTGTTACTTCCCTCACTGTCCTCATCCTTGCTGCCCTTAACAAGATTTGATGCCACTTTACATTTCTTAAACTTGGGGGTTCATTTATAGGGTGCCATGTTCTTATTACCTTAGTTAGCATGGTGAGAACAAAAATGATATGTTCATATACAAAATTAACCACCAAATCAGACACTacctatttatttattaataggTGTTTGTACGTTCCTACGTAGAGGAATTAAGTCaattatttcatttattttaattacttaTTAATAGGCGCCATTTATTAAGGTAGATGTAGTaataatataagataaaaacTCATATGCAGttgtttttatataaaattgatagtTAAAAATCATTAGATAACAATTTAGTCAAATTTATCAGATCATTTAACGATTCTCATCTATTAACTTCAATGAAAATAACTGCACGTAAATTTTCATCGTAAGATTTAATATATGTATGATTTGCACAGTTATAACACCTCTTTGTTTTTCacgtaaacaaaaaaaaaatcatagtCTAACATTTGTCTAGATATGTCAACGTTCTTAGATTTCATAAGAGACGAGCGAGTTTTTCTCATAACAATATAAACTTGGGGGCAGGAAAATTAAGCTGCAATAATGACGGGTAATGATTCATGGTTAATTAAGCTGAACATAACAATAATGTCAGAATTAACACAAGCCATAATCTTCACAAGTTAATTAGCATAACACGTGTCACAGCCTTAACTTTGCACAAGTGATACTTGTTGTCCAAATGTCTTGAACACCTTTCTAATCCTACGACAAACAATGTCCCTCCGAAGTTGTTGGAGAACATGAGATAACAAACCACAACGTCTAActtggattttttttgtttcagcAGAAAGAAAACTCACATTTTCCTTTTCCTCTTGaatgctgctgctgctgctgcaaCAAATATTGATATTGTTGTCTTGATTCATTTTCTTCATCTGGGGTGTCGATGAAAGACTGAAAATCAGCATGATTGGCAAAGAAGGTGGTGTGTTGAAGGCATGGGAGGCGACGGTGAAGAAAACACACGCCGTTGCGAAAAAGCGTGCCAACAGCATATTTGGGACAATAACTATTGGGCACGTAGAAGAAGATCATCATCAAGAAAACCACCACAACAATGGTAGTAATCGTGTTGCAGAAGAGAATGGGAGCTCTGAGCCATTGGAAGTTTACCATGAAGAGAAGTTTCTCCCCAATGGAGACTACTACACAGGGGAATGGGCAGAGAGTTTTCCACACGGGTTTGGCAAGTACCTATGGTTAGATGGGTGCATGTATGTTGGAGACTGGTACAAGGGAAAGAAAACAGGAAGAGGAACATTCAGTTGGCCTTCTGGGGCTACCTACGAAGGCGAATTCAAGAACGGTTTTATGGATGGGACAGGAGTTTATACAAGTGCCAATGGGGACACCTACAAGGGTCAATGGGTGATGAACTTAAAACAAGGCCATGGATTCAAGAGCTTCTCCAATGGGGATTGGTATGATGGGGATTGGAAGAAGGATGTGACAGAAGGGAAAGGGAGGTATGAATGGAAGGATGAGAGTCATTATTTTGGGGAATGGAAGAATGGGGTTATTAGTGGAAAAGGGGTGTTTGTTTTTCATAATGGGAATAAGTTTGAAGGGCATTGGGAAGATGGGGTTCCAAAAGGGACAGGAACATTCAAGTGGCCTGATGGATGTTACTATGCTGGCAATTGGAGTAGGGATGGTAGGGATCAGGATGGAACATACCATCCATCTGAGTCCTTGGATGAGGAGGAAGATGGCCATTGTCATGCTCATTGGGAGCCCTCTGAATTGTACACTGCTTTGAGTTATTATAGAGTTGGTCGCGGCGAGAAGGTTCCGGTTTTGCCATCACAGAAGAAGCTTGCCATTTGGAGGTCTTCCAAGGGAGGGGAGAGTGGTAAGCCTAGGAGGATGTCGGTCGATGGCAGGGTCAGTCTTGGCTCGGATAGATCAAGTGATAGGTGGCATGATGGTGGGGATGGTGAAGCCCCCATACCTCCTCCTCCTAAAACTCCTCCCAAGGCAGCCACTGATTTGGATGATGAATTGATGAACATACCGATAGAGGATGAAACCACTGGACCCCTCAAACCTCTTAAAGCTCCTAAGAAAGCAAAGAGACAGGGAGAGACTATATGCAAAGGCCACAAAAATTATGAGCTCATGCTTAATTTACAACTAGGAATAAGGTACATCAATCAGATTGAATTGAATGTTAGCCTTTGAGCTATTTGATTGCTTTGTTTTAACTCTTGCCTGGTTTTCTTTGGGTCGTTTCATAGGCACTCTGTTGCAAGACCTGCTCCCTCAGCATCACTTGATCTGAAGCCTTCAGCTTTTGATCCAAAGGAGAAAGTGTGGACAAGATTTCCACCTGAAGGATCCAAGTACACGCCACCGCATCCATCAGCCGAATTTAAGTGGAAGGATTACTGTCCAGTAGTTTTTAGGTCAGCTCTCTTAATCTGTTGGTGCCCACATTGCACAATTCTTCAACAAAAGTGTAATTTTGGAATGAAGAAGACTCTTGATTTATACTAACTTGTGCATTTCACTCTAATCTCAGGGCTCTTAGGAAGCTATTCAAGGTGGATCCAGCTGATTACATGTTATCCATATGTGGAAATGAAGCTCTTCGCGAACTTTGCTCCCCTGGAAAAAGTGGAAGCTTCTTTTACTTGACGAATGACGACCGCTACATGATTAAGACAATGAAGAAAGCTGAAGTAAAAGTGAGTTCAATCTTGTCATGGTACACTTGCAATTAATTTCTTATAAAACATGCCAAGAAAGCATGATGTTATCTGATATTGTTATGCCGGATTTCTTTGCAGGCTCTCTTGAGAATGCTTCCTGCCTACTACACTCATTTTCGAACCTATCAAAGTACAATGGTGACAAAGTATTATGGTTTGCATTGTGTCAAATTAACTGGACATATCCAAAGGAAGGTACATTTCCTATAGTGAGTGTCAGCATAACAGAAACTTATCCAAAAAATGAGGCCtcattctttatttctttcacTTATTAAGTTGATCAAAGCTTCAGAGTGGTTGACATTAACTAGTGCACATTCTAATAGGATAACAGAACTCTCTAGTTCAACAGAACTATGAAATATGAGATATAATCTTTAGAATTTGAACATAATAATACCATGTTTGATTTTCCAGGTTCGATTTATCATAATGGGAAACCTTTTCCGTTCTAAATATAACACCCATAGACGCTATGATCTTAAGGGATCTTCGCTTGGTCGGACAACCGATAAGCCTGAGACTGAGATCAGTGAAACAACTATCCTTAAGGATCTTGATCTAAACTTTATATTCCGGCTGCAACCGTCTCGATTTGAAGAATTCTGCAGGTGATTAAGGATTTCAGCACTCAATTTATCATTTTGCCTTGGAAAGCTAGCCTGTTAAGTGGAACAATAGCAAACTCCAAATACATTTTGCAGTTTTAATTTGTTTCTTCACTGTAAGCTGATCATATCTACATATACTTGTTATCCAGTCAAATTGATAGAGACTGTGAGCTTCTAGAACAGGAGGGAATTATGGACTATAGTTTGTTAGTAGGTATTCATTTCAGACATATATCACCAGATGGGGAACTTGTTCCTTGTGGATCTGAGAATCTTATTGGTAAATTTCTTATTTCAACACTGTCTTCATTTCAAAATAACTGTCAATTTGGATTAAGtgatacaataaaaaattgtgTTTAATGTTTCTTGTGTTTGTGTTCTTTAAAAATCTCATTCACTTCAGGAAAAGCCAAAAATGATCCGGATCCTCCTGGGTAAAGTACttcaactctttttttttcttttgtgaCCCTTATAACTTGATTTATACAAATTGAATGTGTGTTCAACGCTATACTACTAAACTTTGAAAGCATATTTCCatggaaaaaataatattagacTAATAATGAATAGTAATTAAGATACTCTGACCATCCTCCTAACTGGTACCATCTTTTTCTAAGCATTTTGCTTGGAAATATATGTATGATCCATTTATATATGGTTATGTAGCACAAATTTTATTGTCTCTCTCTCTCATAATAAACCATCCTCTCCTCTCACTTGATATGCTCTCTAATACATATACAAGAATTTATCATCTCAAGATGAAGACTAATAGCTTGGTATGATTGTGTGTGTGCAGTGCCTTATTAGGTGTGAATATGCCAGCAAGAGTTGAAAGGACAGTGAGAAAACGAAGTAGTGAATTACAACTTGTAGGGGAACCCATTGGAGAGTACTATGATGTAATATTACATTTTGGAATCATAGACATACTTCAAGACTATGACATCAGCAAGAAGCTTGAACATGCCTACAAGTCCATTCAATATGATTCAACCTCAATATCAGCTGTTGATCCAAGACTATACTCGAGGCGCTTTCGCGACTTCATCCTTAGAATATTCACCGAAGACTCTTCCTGAAAGGTATACATGATTCTCCATTTATCTCATCCAGATATGGCATCATTAGTTCATTACCAATCTGGTGCAAAGTGGCAGTGTGTTATAACCATGCCAGAAATGAGAAACCCTTAGGATTTTCACCCTTATTTTTGAGAGCTAAGTGCTAACTCACACCTATTTTGTTTATTACTTAATCACCTTCATTCTATGTATAGTGCAGTATAAGGGAACACATCATGGGGAAAGCTAAAAGCTAGAGAGACTATGTACATGCATGTTGCACACATCTGCTAGAATATAAATATCTAATGCAGCAGCTTCATCAGTTACTATTTTGTTAAAGCTAGATAGAGAGGGGTGGCAGGGAACTCCAACATTTTGTATTGGTATTAGATGTACATTAGAAAAATTGAAATGAATCAATGTGTGCCTTTTGACTTTTCCGTTTGATTAGTACTTATCTTACTGAAATAATACTAGTCTCATTTCCACGTCAAATAAGGACAATAAAAAGGAGCACTTAAAGAGATTAAAGTTACCATGGATAATTGACTGAACAGCATCAATCCCAAGCCTATCACTGTTAGCAGGAAAAACGAAGAAAATCTGCACtgattaacttaaaaaaatttcaaaaatggcATCAGCCATTAGAATAGACAATCTCTTTTAACAGCATGCTTGTTTGTGGTTTCGGTTTGGAAATGAGAAATCTTTTTTGGCACAGTTGCTTTAACGATCTTTGACAGGTAAACTTCATAATCGTAAaccaaaatataaataaataataaactgCCTTCAAAGCTTACTTGATTTCTTGTAACCTAAATGAAGCAAGAACCCAAAACTAAGCCAGCAACCCATTTTGTCCCATATCTTTTTATTGTAGTTCCAGTGACAAATTTAACTTATCCTTATAGTTTACTTATAAAAGTGCAACAGCATGGACTACTTCAACGCCACTTTACCTAAGGCCGTCCAAAATACTAATCCCAATCTTAATACCATAACAGAAAAGTATGAATAGGCAAACAGAAGTTGCAGGAGTGAAAAT includes:
- the LOC130936518 gene encoding uncharacterized protein LOC130936518 gives rise to the protein MGQSLQKLAPGSEERKIKEIIPIIESCYEKNLKDAKNLQFEEFYRIICDIVEKINENLKNTQFKLPPVNDLKDAFDKHHGGEKRKEKLEKEDFHEILKEVMTKGSSIELLTGIGAKEALMYIFGVPLATLFLKRTAMPNALRDDFFIPGVTSLTVLILAALNKI
- the LOC130933698 gene encoding phosphatidylinositol 4-phosphate 5-kinase 4-like, whose amino-acid sequence is MIGKEGGVLKAWEATVKKTHAVAKKRANSIFGTITIGHVEEDHHQENHHNNGSNRVAEENGSSEPLEVYHEEKFLPNGDYYTGEWAESFPHGFGKYLWLDGCMYVGDWYKGKKTGRGTFSWPSGATYEGEFKNGFMDGTGVYTSANGDTYKGQWVMNLKQGHGFKSFSNGDWYDGDWKKDVTEGKGRYEWKDESHYFGEWKNGVISGKGVFVFHNGNKFEGHWEDGVPKGTGTFKWPDGCYYAGNWSRDGRDQDGTYHPSESLDEEEDGHCHAHWEPSELYTALSYYRVGRGEKVPVLPSQKKLAIWRSSKGGESGKPRRMSVDGRVSLGSDRSSDRWHDGGDGEAPIPPPPKTPPKAATDLDDELMNIPIEDETTGPLKPLKAPKKAKRQGETICKGHKNYELMLNLQLGIRHSVARPAPSASLDLKPSAFDPKEKVWTRFPPEGSKYTPPHPSAEFKWKDYCPVVFRALRKLFKVDPADYMLSICGNEALRELCSPGKSGSFFYLTNDDRYMIKTMKKAEVKALLRMLPAYYTHFRTYQSTMVTKYYGLHCVKLTGHIQRKVRFIIMGNLFRSKYNTHRRYDLKGSSLGRTTDKPETEISETTILKDLDLNFIFRLQPSRFEEFCSQIDRDCELLEQEGIMDYSLLVGIHFRHISPDGELVPCGSENLIGKFLISTLSSFQNNWCSALLGVNMPARVERTVRKRSSELQLVGEPIGEYYDVILHFGIIDILQDYDISKKLEHAYKSIQYDSTSISAVDPRLYSRRFRDFILRIFTEDSS